In a genomic window of Candidatus Hinthialibacter antarcticus:
- a CDS encoding arylsulfatase translates to MSSNHLTRRTFLNTIGAAAAASLTPGQSLAASSAPKNIVLIYADDLGYGDVSCYGATKFKTPNIDRLAANGIRFSNAHSSSATCTPSRYSLLTGEYAWRRKGTGILPGNAKMIIEPGRDTLPSMLKNAGYKTGVVGKWHLGLGDGTLDWNSDIKPGPNEIGFDYSFLIPATGDRVPCVYVENHRVVDYDPSDPIEVSFGKPIGDEPTGKEHPELLKMHPSHGHDMTIVNGISRIGYMSGGQSARWVDEDMADVITKKANKFITNHKDEPFFLYFSTHDIHVPRVPHSRFVGQSGLGPRGDAVMQLDWCVGEIMATLDRLDLTNDTLVLFASDNGPVVDDGYHDQAVTRLNGHTPSGNLRGGKYSSFDAGTRTPFIAHWPGRIQPGESDALVSQIDLFASFASLTGQALSTKAAPDSLNALPTLLGETNIDREHLIEHAGSLSIIQGDWKYIAPSKGATFNKNVSIELGNNPEPQLYNLKEDLGETNNLAAQHPEIVQKLSSLLAETRKNGRTRK, encoded by the coding sequence ATGTCGTCAAACCACCTGACACGCCGTACATTTCTCAATACGATAGGGGCCGCCGCCGCTGCTTCGCTCACGCCGGGGCAATCCCTCGCCGCCTCAAGCGCGCCCAAGAATATCGTATTGATCTATGCAGACGACTTAGGCTACGGCGACGTGAGTTGCTATGGCGCGACCAAATTCAAAACACCAAATATAGACCGCCTGGCGGCAAATGGAATTCGCTTTTCCAACGCGCATTCCTCCTCCGCCACTTGTACGCCGTCGCGTTATTCATTGCTGACCGGCGAATACGCCTGGCGCCGCAAAGGCACCGGCATCCTGCCCGGTAACGCGAAAATGATAATCGAGCCGGGCCGCGACACCCTGCCCTCCATGCTGAAAAACGCTGGCTACAAAACAGGCGTGGTCGGCAAATGGCACCTCGGCCTCGGCGATGGAACCCTCGACTGGAACAGCGACATCAAACCCGGGCCGAACGAAATCGGCTTCGACTATAGTTTTCTCATCCCCGCGACGGGAGACCGCGTCCCCTGCGTCTACGTCGAAAACCATCGCGTGGTTGACTATGATCCCAGCGACCCCATCGAAGTCAGTTTCGGCAAACCCATTGGCGATGAACCGACGGGCAAAGAACATCCCGAACTGTTAAAGATGCACCCCAGCCACGGCCATGACATGACCATCGTCAATGGCATCAGCCGCATCGGATACATGAGCGGCGGACAAAGCGCGCGTTGGGTCGATGAAGATATGGCGGACGTCATCACAAAAAAAGCCAACAAGTTCATCACCAATCACAAAGACGAACCGTTTTTTTTGTACTTCTCGACGCACGACATCCACGTGCCCCGCGTTCCACACAGTCGTTTCGTCGGGCAAAGCGGACTGGGGCCGCGCGGCGACGCCGTCATGCAACTCGACTGGTGCGTCGGTGAAATCATGGCGACGCTCGACCGCCTCGATTTAACGAACGACACGCTTGTTCTTTTTGCCAGCGACAACGGCCCCGTGGTTGACGACGGCTATCACGACCAGGCGGTCACGCGTCTGAACGGCCATACGCCTTCGGGCAACCTGCGCGGCGGCAAATACAGTTCGTTCGACGCCGGAACGCGCACCCCCTTTATCGCGCACTGGCCTGGACGCATCCAACCCGGCGAGTCGGACGCGCTGGTTTCACAGATCGACCTGTTCGCTTCCTTCGCATCGCTGACCGGGCAAGCGCTTTCAACAAAAGCCGCGCCTGACAGCCTGAATGCGCTGCCAACACTACTGGGCGAAACAAACATAGACCGCGAACATTTGATCGAACACGCAGGTTCACTGTCGATCATTCAAGGCGATTGGAAGTACATCGCTCCTAGCAAAGGCGCGACGTTCAACAAAAACGTAAGCATTGAATTGGGCAACAATCCCGAGCCGCAACTCTATAATTTAAAAGAAGACCTCGGCGAGACCAATAATCTTGCGGCGCAGCATCCTGAGATCGTACAAAAGCTGTCGTCCCTGTTGGCAGAAACGCGAAAAAACGGACGAACGCGCAAATAA
- a CDS encoding class I SAM-dependent methyltransferase, giving the protein MQLLKARIWLGCILAIALLALPNAALCREYMGRSIAQTMHYSGAEWLMRESRQREESTGDVIANLGVKPGMTVCDFGSGNGFYTLKLAERVGESGSVFAVDIQQEMLDLLRMRANAASVKNVTPVLSTQNDAKLPKSQFDLILMVDVYHELSHPQEMLQALRASLKPKGRIALLEYREEDADVPIKPLHKMSKRQILKEYTANGFQLAGEYDGLPWQHMMFFERVESE; this is encoded by the coding sequence ATGCAATTACTTAAGGCTCGAATTTGGCTTGGCTGCATTCTGGCAATTGCGCTGCTCGCGCTGCCGAATGCTGCGCTCTGCCGCGAATACATGGGGCGGAGCATTGCCCAGACCATGCACTATTCCGGCGCGGAATGGTTGATGCGCGAGTCGCGCCAGCGCGAAGAATCAACCGGAGACGTCATCGCGAACCTGGGCGTGAAACCGGGCATGACCGTCTGTGATTTTGGCAGCGGCAATGGATTTTATACATTGAAACTGGCGGAACGGGTTGGTGAATCCGGCAGCGTCTTTGCGGTCGATATTCAACAGGAGATGTTGGATTTACTACGAATGCGGGCAAATGCAGCCAGCGTAAAAAACGTCACGCCTGTACTCAGTACGCAAAACGACGCCAAACTTCCGAAGAGCCAATTCGATTTGATATTGATGGTTGATGTGTATCATGAGTTGTCGCATCCGCAGGAAATGCTGCAAGCGCTTCGGGCGAGTTTAAAGCCGAAGGGGCGCATTGCGTTATTGGAGTATCGAGAAGAAGACGCTGATGTACCTATCAAGCCGCTGCACAAAATGAGCAAACGGCAAATTCTTAAAGAATATACCGCCAACGGCTTTCAACTGGCGGGCGAGTATGACGGCCTCCCCTGGCAACACATGATGTTTTTTGAGCGAGTCGAAAGCGAATAA
- a CDS encoding ACT domain-containing protein codes for MRKSLVLSLTGHDRIGIVEEVTKEILPFGGNVESSRMARLGGEFAMLMLISAPEEQVETLIQRIQALQDNGYIVTICTTEPGDPNKFQEWSTLQIEVFGADHEGIIHTITQRLAELKISVETMDTGMSEAPLSGSPLFMMSATVMAPPELSLSNLQDDLEKISDALNVDIDVSLWLDDDAEFEGE; via the coding sequence ATGAGAAAGAGCCTTGTTTTATCCTTAACCGGACACGACCGCATCGGCATCGTCGAAGAAGTCACCAAAGAAATCCTACCGTTCGGCGGCAATGTTGAATCCAGCCGCATGGCCCGCTTGGGCGGCGAGTTCGCTATGTTAATGCTCATCTCAGCGCCCGAAGAACAGGTCGAAACCTTAATCCAGCGCATTCAAGCGCTGCAAGATAACGGGTACATCGTCACGATATGTACAACCGAACCGGGCGATCCCAATAAATTTCAAGAGTGGTCCACGTTACAAATTGAAGTGTTTGGCGCTGACCATGAGGGCATCATCCATACCATCACTCAGCGACTGGCCGAGTTAAAAATTAGCGTCGAAACAATGGACACTGGCATGTCAGAAGCGCCGCTGAGCGGTTCGCCCTTGTTTATGATGTCAGCGACAGTGATGGCCCCGCCTGAATTATCGTTGTCGAATCTTCAAGATGATTTAGAGAAAATTAGCGACGCATTAAACGTCGACATCGACGTTTCGCTTTGGTTAGACGACGACGCCGAATTTGAAGGCGAATAA